The proteins below are encoded in one region of Colletotrichum lupini chromosome 5, complete sequence:
- a CDS encoding acyl-CoA dehydrogenase produces the protein MAAKTFSRDEVAKNNTEDSLWCIIDSKVYDLTDFAMGHPGGEAVLRQVAGQDATTQFYNLHRQDVLTKYDKTLVIGTVEGEKPQVIVTGPGELSPVPYAEPTWLTPQFKSPYFNDSHRSLQKAIRKFTDEHITPVALECEEKGEVIPQELIDKMSKAGVLHMRLGPGKHLHGVDLLGGAVNGEEFDYFHDMILSQEMARTNCRGFQDGMLAGMTIGLPVVLNFANSESLRKRVADSVFSGKDKICLAITEAFAGSDVAGIRTTAEKTPDGKHYIVNGTKKWITNATYCSLFVVGVKTDKGLSVLLIERGEGVETRPIKTSYSPAAGTGFVTFDNVKVPVENLLGQENKGIHVILSNFNHERWTMACATIRQCRAVVEECLLWANQRLVFGKRLIDQPVIRLKLAKMIALVESHQSWLETITYQMNSMPYKEQAKHLGGPIGLLKMSATRAAHEIADESVQIWGGRGLTRTGMGRVIEMFNRTYKFDAILGGAEEVLGDLGVRQAMKFMPKSRL, from the exons ATGGCCGCAAAGACGTTCTCTCGCGACGAGGTCGCAAAGAACAACACGGAGGACTCCCTCTGGTGCATCATTGACTCTAAGGTCTATGATCTGACCGACTTCGCCATGGGTCATCCCGGTGGCGAAGCCGTCCTTCGTCAGGTCGCAGGCCAAGACGCCACAACCCAGTTCTACAACCTTCACCGTCAGGATGTCCTCACAAAGTACGACAAGACCCTCGTCATCGGCACTGTCGAGGGCGAGAAGCCCCAGGTTATCGTCACCGGCCCCGGCGAGCTGTCTCCCGTGCCGTACGCCGAGCCCACTTGGCTTACGCCGCAGTTCAAGTCCCCCTACTTCAACGACTCGCATCGCTCCCTGCAAAAGGCCATTCGCAAGTTCACCGACGAGCACATCACCCCTGTGGCACTTGAATGCGAGGAAAAGGGCGAAGTCATTCCCCAGGAGCTCATTGATAAGATGTCCAAGGCGGGAGTGCTACACATGCGTCTCGGGCCTGGCAAGCACCTACATGGCGTGGATCTCTTGGGCGGCGCCGTTAATGGCGAGGAGTTTGATTACTTCCACGACATGATTCTCAGCCAAGAGATGGCCCGGACCAACTGCCGCGGTTTTCAGGACGGTATGCTTGCGGGTATGACGATTGGCCTGCCTGTCGTTCTCAACTTTGCAAACTCCGAGTCGCTGCGCAAGCGCGTTGCGGATTCGGTTTTCAGCGGCAAAGACAAGATTTGCTTGGCCATTACCGAAGCGTTTGCTGGGAGTGATGTTGCAGGCATTAGAACCACTGCGGAAAAGACACCTGACGGAAAACACTAT ATCGTCAATGGAACCAAAAAATGGATAACGAACGCTACGTACTGTTCGCTTTTTGTTGTTGGTGTGAAGACAGACAAGGGCCTCAGTGTCCTCCTTATAGAGAGAGGCGAAGGGGTTGAGACCAGGCCTATTAAGACATCCTACTCCCCAGCCGCAGGAACGGGCTTTGTAACCTTTGACAATGTCAAGGTCCCGGTAGAGAACTTGCTGGGCCAGGAGAACAAGGGCATCCACGTCATCCTGAGCAACTTCAACCACGAGCGGTGGACCATGGCTT GCGCCACAATCCGCCAATGCAGAGCCGTCGTCGAAGAGTGTCTCCTGTGGGCAAACCAGCGTCTCGTGTTCGGAAAGCGTCTCATTGACCAACCCGTCATCCGTCTCAA ACTCGCAAAGATGATTGCCCTCGTAGAATCCCACCAATCCTGGCTCGAAACAATCACCTACCAGATGAACTCGATGCCCTACAAGGAACAGGCAAAGCACCTCGGCGGGCCCATCGGCCTCCTCAAGATGAGCGCCACCCGCGCCGCGCACGAGATCGCCGACGAGTCGGTCCAGATCTGGGGCGGCCGCGGCCTCACACGGACGGGCATGGGCCGCGTGATTGAGATGTTCAACCGCACGTACAAGTTTGATGCTATCCTCGGTGGCGCAGAGGAGGTGTTGGGCGACTTGGGAGTTAGGCAGGCTATGAAGTTTATGCCCAAGTCGAGGTTATAA
- a CDS encoding zinc knuckle, whose protein sequence is MNRHLIGVLDKRRQVPMSQPYRTGHCLDVPVGVHQLNSITAIPSPSCNQTQMPPARSKPEKPKERSEGGIQSLETGSSPYEKGLAYLIGAPAPAHLPDFLGLHKAYSPFPDRRPRGEEREPLHSPIWDIVQLDWDPVIDMNKKPSRACQLPTTNSPLASDEGGAHTRTSISNFPTSRTAHTQQTSAHTHTSTHMPLAPPHVNHIATRPSFASQLFSPSHTKSLNQFLLSTISNHLIDFAVILTPFFQDLPAPPRLAPASPVSSLPSFGASPVSPLFPTYALLFMLFNFSTFVSVGGFVAFGIDWHLHPRFGCHWFTESHRFHTELFPPAIGGCFICAAYLWAPPPEFILSCVHWILRLLAYAGVESSIKQLHDFQVGVWWGLLSTKLELSLGKRLGKAFALKPRVCPYCVVLLTLSRCASGAAGHQARECPNRGAAKCYNCGNEGHMSRDCPEGPKDTKSCYRCGQAGHISRDCPQGGNVGGGGGPSSSECYKCGEVGHIARNCPKAGGGYGGGYGGGYSGGGGYGGASQKTCYSCGGYGHMSRDCTNGSKCYNCGENGHFSRDCPKESSGGEKICYNAPTTKSAMTIGDEWSAFMADSVSRRFDGFEATVAHFCDIN, encoded by the exons ATGAACAGGCACCTTATTGGAGTGCTCGACAAACGTAGGCAAGTACCTATGTCACAACCATATCGAACTGGCCATTGTCTAGATGTACCTGTT GGCGTTCACCAGCTGAATAGTATTACGGCAA TCCCGTCACCAAGTTGCAATCAAACACAAATGCCGCCTGCCCGGTCCAAGCCAGAAAAGCCCAAGGAAAGGTCAGAAGGGGGCATCCAGAGTCTAGAGACGGGCTCTTCCCCTTATGAGAAGGGACTTGCCTATCTGATTGGTGCTCCGGCGCCTGCCCATCTACCAGATTTTCTTGGGCTCCACAAGGCG TATAGCCCTTTTCCTGACCGTCGTCCGCGGGGAGAGGAGAGAGAGCCCCTCCATTCACCAATATGGGATATTGTTCAACTCGACTGGGATCCCGTCATCGACATGAACAAAAAACCCTCCAGAGCTTGCCAGCTGCCAACCACAAATTCACCTCTTGCATCTGACGAAGGCGGCGCACACACGCGCACCTCCATCTCCAACTTCCCCACATCGCGCACCGCACACACACAACAGACAagcgcacacacacacacaagcACACACATGCCACTTGCCCCTCCCCACGTCAACCACATTGCGACAAGGCCGTCTTTCGCCTCCCAGCTCTTTTCCCCTTCTCACACGAAAAGCTTGAATCAATTCCTCCTCTCGACAATCTCAAATCATCTCATCGACTTTGCCGTTATTCTAACGCCTTTCTTCCA GGATCTGCCGGCGCCCCCCAGGCTCGCACCTGCTTCACCTGTGAGTAGCCTTCCCAGCTTCGGCGCTTCCCCCGTCTCACCACTTTTTCCAACCTACGCGCTGCTTTTCATGCTTTTCAATTTTTCCACTTTCGTTTCTGTGGGTGGCTTTGTGGCTTTCGGTATCGACTGGCACCTTCATCCGAGATTTGGTTGCCATTGGTTCACCGAGTCTCACCGCTTCCACACTGAACTTTTTCCACCAGCTATTGGTGGTTGTTTCATTTGTGCAGCTTACCTTTGGGCCCCTCCTCCCGAGTTTATATTATCATGTGTCCACTGGATCTTGCGGTTGCTGGCATATGCGGGCGTAGAGAGCTCTATCAAGCAACTACATGACTTTCAAGTTGGTGTTTGGTGGGGTCTTCTCAGTACGAAGCTGGAATTATCACTTGGGAAGAGGCTTGGCAAAGCATTCGCGTTG AAGCCACGTGTATGCCCTTACTGCGTCGTCTTACTGACTCTGAGCCGGTGTGCCA GCGGTGCTGCTGGTCACCAG GCCCGCGAGTGCCCTAACCGTGGCGCCGCCAAGTG CTACAACTGCGGCA ACGAGGGTCACATGA GCCGTGACTGCCCCGAGGGCCCCAAGGACACCAAGTCCTGCTACCGCTGCGGCCAGGCTGGCCACATCAGCCGTGACTGCCCCCAGGGCGGCAAcgtcggtggtggtggtggtcccTCCAGCTCCGAGTGCTACAAG TGCGGTGAGGTTGGTCACATTGCCCGCAACTGCCCCAAGGCCGGCGGTGGCTACGGTGGCGGCTACGGTGGTGGTTACTCCGGCGGTGGTGGCTACGGCGGTGCCAGCCAGAAGACCTGCTACTCTTGCGGTGGCTACGGCCACATGTCTC GCGACTGCACCAACGGCTCCAAGTGCTACAACTGCGGCGAGAACGGCCACTTCTCCCGCGATTGCCCTAAGGAGTCTTCCGGCGGCGAGAAGATCTGCTACAA TGCCCCAACAACTAAGTCTGCGATGACTATCGGCGATGAGTGGTCTGCCTTCATGGCAGATTCGGTTTCGAGACGGTTCGACGGCTTCGAGGCCACCGTGGCTCACTTTTGCGATATCAACTAG